A single Sphingobacteriales bacterium DNA region contains:
- the trpS gene encoding tryptophan--tRNA ligase, which translates to MSRILSGIQPTSKIHIGNYFGAVQNWVKLQNQYECFFCVVDLHAISMPYNPEELKNNTLDMYIALLACGLDPQKAVVFIQSMVPEHTYLMWLLNCVTSYGELGRMTQFKDKSQYLQESSKDYFISAGLFNYPILQAADILIYKANYVPVGKDQEQHLELSRNIAMRFNHLFGEYFPLPEPLFTNTAKVMSLADPTKKMSKSLGDKHYIGLFDNEETIRNKVKKAVTDMGTTPDGEMSPGVRNLFEIIKACGRNDLYDQMMKDYQSGNLMYKNLKETTAEVIIELLKPISEKRSNLLQNLDYVNKIISEGNEMARETASKTLQEVKSLMGFTY; encoded by the coding sequence CAACCAGTAAGATTCATATCGGTAATTATTTCGGAGCAGTACAAAACTGGGTAAAACTTCAGAACCAATATGAATGTTTTTTTTGTGTGGTAGACCTTCATGCCATCTCGATGCCATACAATCCTGAAGAGTTGAAAAACAACACTTTGGATATGTATATTGCCCTGCTGGCCTGTGGCCTCGACCCACAAAAGGCAGTTGTCTTTATCCAGTCGATGGTGCCTGAACATACTTATCTGATGTGGCTACTTAACTGTGTTACCAGCTATGGCGAATTAGGGCGAATGACTCAGTTTAAGGATAAATCGCAATACCTGCAGGAATCATCAAAAGATTATTTCATTTCTGCCGGATTGTTCAATTATCCGATATTGCAAGCTGCTGATATTCTGATATATAAGGCTAATTATGTGCCGGTTGGCAAAGACCAGGAGCAGCATCTGGAGCTTTCGCGAAATATTGCCATGCGTTTTAATCATCTTTTTGGAGAATATTTCCCCTTACCGGAGCCATTATTTACAAATACAGCCAAGGTCATGAGCCTTGCCGATCCTACAAAAAAAATGAGCAAAAGTCTCGGAGATAAACACTATATCGGCCTGTTCGATAATGAAGAGACGATACGGAATAAAGTTAAAAAAGCAGTAACCGATATGGGGACGACTCCTGATGGAGAAATGAGTCCCGGGGTCAGGAATCTTTTTGAAATCATCAAAGCCTGTGGCCGGAATGATTTGTACGACCAGATGATGAAAGATTACCAATCAGGGAACCTGATGTACAAAAACCTGAAAGAAACAACTGCTGAAGTAATCATTGAACTTTTGAAACCTATCTCAGAAAAGAGAAGCAATTTGCTTCAGAATCTTGATTATGTGAATAAAATCATTTCTGAGGGGAATGAAATGGCAAGAGAAACAGCCTCTAAGACACTTCAGGAAGTTAAATCACTGATGGGATTTACTTATTAG